A genome region from Cucurbita pepo subsp. pepo cultivar mu-cu-16 chromosome LG02, ASM280686v2, whole genome shotgun sequence includes the following:
- the LOC111788840 gene encoding probable WRKY transcription factor 7 codes for MLLLKNNMAVEFMVGFGDAAANFTPSMEENAAVSAVQEAASAGIQSVHSFLTLVSHTPNQHHSQHDSSTSTAPDAAAGYEAVADSVVNKFKKVISLLDRNRTGHARFRRAPVDSTASSPPKVKPQHQDPSSSSPISVPQLKKQESVSAFKVYCPTPYSVVRLPGLPNNNPHQPSNQPSNQPSTFQPQQNNSSGGLKNGSVNRKDSTSAINFAASPSISAANSYISSLTGDTESLHPSLSSGFQFTNMSQVSSAGKPPLSSSSLKRKCNSMDDSARKCGSSSGRCHCSKKRKNRMKRVIRVPAVSAKLADIPPDDYSWRKYGQKPIKGSPHPRGYYKCSSLRGCPARKHVERALDDPTMLIVTYENDHNHALSTQTPAPLLLESS; via the exons ATGCTGCTTCTCAAGAACAATATGGCTGTGGAGTTTATGGTGGGTTTTGGGGACGCTGCTGCTAATTTCACGCCCAGTATGGAAGAAAATGCTGCTGTTTCTGCTGTTCAAGAAGCCGCTTCTGCTGGGATTCAGAGCGTTCATAGTTTCCTCACCTTGGTGTCTCATACTCCTAATCAACATCACTCTCAACACGATTCTTCCACTTCCACTGCTCCCGATGCTGCCGCTGGATACGAAGCCGTCGCCGATTCCGTCGtcaacaaattcaaaaagGTCATTTCTTTACTCGACCGGAACCGAACTGGCCATGCTCGTTTCAGAAGGGCTCCGGTTGATTCTACTGCTTCCTCTCCGCCCAAGGTCAAGCCGCAACATCAAGATCCGAGTTCGTCGTCTCCGATTTCAGTCCCTCAACTCAAGAAACAAGAATCAGTTTCTGCTTTTAAGGTTTATTGCCCCACGCCTTACTCTGTTGTGCGTTTGCCTGGTCTGCCCAACAACAACCCCCATCAGCCTTCTAATCAGCCTTCTAATCAGCCAAGTACTTTTCAACCCCAGCAGAATAACTCATCGGGGGGACTAAAAAATGGGTCTGTAAACAGAAAAGACTCAACTTCCGCCATCAATTTCGCAGCCTCGCCGTCGATTTCCGCTGCAAATTCTTATATTTCATCCTTAACCGGAGACACCGAAAGCTTACACCCATCTCTGTCATCTGGTTTTCAGTTCACCAACATGTCCCAGGTCTCTTCCGCCGGAAAGCCCCCCCTTTCTTCCTCCTCACTAAAGAGAAAATGCAATTCCATGGACGATTCCGCCAGGAAGTGCGGTTCGTCTTCAGGCCGATGTCACTGTTCCAAGAAGAG GAAAAACAGAATGAAAAGAGTGATCAGAGTTCCAGCGGTTAGTGCAAAACTTGCGGACATCCCACCGGACGATTACTCATGGAGAAAGTACGGCCAAAAACCAATTAAAGGGTCTCCTCATCCAAG GGGATATTACAAGTGTAGCAGTCTGAGAGGCTGTCCAGCACGGAAGCACGTAGAACGTGCCTTAGACGATCCAACAATGCTGATTGTTACTTACGAGAACGATCACAATCACGCCCTATCCACCCAAACACCTGCACCGCTTCTTCTCGAGTCATCATAA